Proteins encoded in a region of the Thunnus thynnus chromosome 8, fThuThy2.1, whole genome shotgun sequence genome:
- the LOC137187886 gene encoding torsin-1A-interacting protein 2-like isoform X1: protein MDHDLACDERKQEDSDIALNVNQQHCEDGLNQQTSSPASLYRDNGENMEQDSDAAEERMVPSRGGLPADDGSCGDNNDTTPINKESKDKVGYDDTGEGKVRESTTSSTEGDKYNDPVDGTKASLNVEPTDVKDTNTEAPEALESFSEPSAPKDMAEQNTATNPKNTAGDKKGDTNMDHDSACNEYKQEDSDIALNAKQQHSEDDGRGPEKDTASKAEKDIQEHATFPQTPLAHEISKEEELAEERQKDIETIGPTTEEKTKHSVPEVTGTCGDSDPAEKRTAPPSGGGPSLAGIGIIVAVSIVVLAVVLPLLQPESPQKTLQQIEIFHQEMEKVKSKFPNQRPELWKRSRIHLERHLNTTQPTEPVSLILTALPGAERTLHCLARGLAFTFSSALNASVLHIDGASKASQDSDEVKLYIDQQLRAAFEGDKPVAVIHRFEELPPGSTLIFYRYCDHENAAYKKTFLIFTVLLEEENEDLTKIRLSSVEEMVDDHLQKKFISHGHPVAFDRMDLDKYGGLWSRISHLILPVAADKNIEHGRCQWT, encoded by the exons ATGGATCATGACTTAGCATGTGATGAGCGCAAACAGGAAGACAGTGATATTGCCTTGAATGTAAATCAGCAACACTGTGAAG ATGGACTCAACCAACAAACCTCATCACCTGCATCCTTGTACAGAGACAATGGAGAAAACATGGAGCAGG ACAGCGATGCAGCTGAGGAGAGGATGGTGCCTTCCAGAGGAGGACTTCCGGCTGATGATGGGAGTTGCGGTGATAACAATGATACGACACCAATAAATAAGGAGTCAAAAGATAAAGTTG GATACGACGACACTGGAGAGGGGAAAGTACGAGAATCAACCACTTCTTCAACCGAGGGTGACAAATACAATGATCCAGTGGATGGAACCAAAGCCAGCCTTAATGTAGAACCCACAGATGTCaaggacacaaacactgaagctcCAGAGG CTTTGGAATCATTCAGTGAACCAAGTGCCCCCAAAGACATGGCAGAGCAAAACACAGCTACCAACCCCAAGAACACAGCAG gtgACAAGAAGGGAGACACAAATATGGATCATGACTCAGCATGTAATGAGTACAAACAGGAAGACAGTGATATTGCCCTGAATGCAAAGCAGCAACACTCTGAAG ATGATGGAAGAGGCCCAGAAAAGGATACGGCTTCTAAGGCAGAAAAGGACATTCAGGAGCATGCAACTTTCCCACAGACACCTTTGGCACATGAAATCTCAAAAGAGGAAGAGTTAGctgaagagagacaaaaagatatTGAAACCATTGGCCCCACCACTGAGGAGAAAACCAAACATTCAGTTCCAGAGGTTACTGGTACTTGTGGAG ACAGCGATCCAGCTGAGAAGAGGACAGCGCCTCCCAGTGGAGGAGGACCTTCTCTTGCAG GAATTGGAATAATAGTAGCAGTTTCTATAGTGGTACTTGCCGTGGTGCTGCCTCTCCTCCAACCTGAGTCTCCGCAGAAAACGCTGCAGCAAATAGAAATCTTTCACCAGGAGATGGAAAAAGTAAAGTCTAAGTTTCCTAACCAGCGGCCTGAACTGTGGAAGAGGAGCAGGATCCACCTGGAGAGGCACCTCAACACAACCCAGCCCACAGAGCCGGTCAGTCTGATCCTGACTGCACTTCCCGGAGCCGAGAGGACACTGCACTGCCTGGCTCGGGGACTGGCCTTCACCTTCTCTTCTGCCCTCAACGCCTCCGTCCTCCACATCGACGGAGCCAGCAAAGCCAGCCAGGACAGCGATGAGGTGAAGCTGTACATTGACCAACAGCTACGGGCAGCCTTTGAAGGAGACAAACCCGTGGCCGTGATTCACCGCTTCGAGGAGCTGCCCCCAGGCTCCACCCTCATTTTCTATCGCTACTGTGATCACGAGAATGCGGCCTACAAGAAGACTTTTCTGATCTTCACagtgctgctggaggaggaaaatgagGATCTCACCAAGATCCGCTTGAGCAGTGTGGAGGAGATGGTGGACGACCACCTTCAGAAGAAGTTCATCTCTCATGGCCATCCTGTGGCTTTCGACAGGATGGACCTTGACAAGTACGGTGGACTGTGGAGCCGTATTTCTCACCTCATCCTGCCTGTTGCAGCagataaaaatatagaacatgGAAGGTGCCAGTGGACATAA
- the LOC137187886 gene encoding torsin-1A-interacting protein 2-like isoform X2, translating into MDHDLACDERKQEDSDIALNVNQQHCEDGLNQQTSSPASLYRDNGENMEQDSDAAEERMVPSRGGLPADDGSCGDNNDTTPINKESKDKVGYDDTGEGKVRESTTSSTEGDKYNDPVDGTKASLNVEPTDVKDTNTEAPEDDGRGPEKDTASKAEKDIQEHATFPQTPLAHEISKEEELAEERQKDIETIGPTTEEKTKHSVPEVTGTCGDSDPAEKRTAPPSGGGPSLAGIGIIVAVSIVVLAVVLPLLQPESPQKTLQQIEIFHQEMEKVKSKFPNQRPELWKRSRIHLERHLNTTQPTEPVSLILTALPGAERTLHCLARGLAFTFSSALNASVLHIDGASKASQDSDEVKLYIDQQLRAAFEGDKPVAVIHRFEELPPGSTLIFYRYCDHENAAYKKTFLIFTVLLEEENEDLTKIRLSSVEEMVDDHLQKKFISHGHPVAFDRMDLDKYGGLWSRISHLILPVAADKNIEHGRCQWT; encoded by the exons ATGGATCATGACTTAGCATGTGATGAGCGCAAACAGGAAGACAGTGATATTGCCTTGAATGTAAATCAGCAACACTGTGAAG ATGGACTCAACCAACAAACCTCATCACCTGCATCCTTGTACAGAGACAATGGAGAAAACATGGAGCAGG ACAGCGATGCAGCTGAGGAGAGGATGGTGCCTTCCAGAGGAGGACTTCCGGCTGATGATGGGAGTTGCGGTGATAACAATGATACGACACCAATAAATAAGGAGTCAAAAGATAAAGTTG GATACGACGACACTGGAGAGGGGAAAGTACGAGAATCAACCACTTCTTCAACCGAGGGTGACAAATACAATGATCCAGTGGATGGAACCAAAGCCAGCCTTAATGTAGAACCCACAGATGTCaaggacacaaacactgaagctcCAGAGG ATGATGGAAGAGGCCCAGAAAAGGATACGGCTTCTAAGGCAGAAAAGGACATTCAGGAGCATGCAACTTTCCCACAGACACCTTTGGCACATGAAATCTCAAAAGAGGAAGAGTTAGctgaagagagacaaaaagatatTGAAACCATTGGCCCCACCACTGAGGAGAAAACCAAACATTCAGTTCCAGAGGTTACTGGTACTTGTGGAG ACAGCGATCCAGCTGAGAAGAGGACAGCGCCTCCCAGTGGAGGAGGACCTTCTCTTGCAG GAATTGGAATAATAGTAGCAGTTTCTATAGTGGTACTTGCCGTGGTGCTGCCTCTCCTCCAACCTGAGTCTCCGCAGAAAACGCTGCAGCAAATAGAAATCTTTCACCAGGAGATGGAAAAAGTAAAGTCTAAGTTTCCTAACCAGCGGCCTGAACTGTGGAAGAGGAGCAGGATCCACCTGGAGAGGCACCTCAACACAACCCAGCCCACAGAGCCGGTCAGTCTGATCCTGACTGCACTTCCCGGAGCCGAGAGGACACTGCACTGCCTGGCTCGGGGACTGGCCTTCACCTTCTCTTCTGCCCTCAACGCCTCCGTCCTCCACATCGACGGAGCCAGCAAAGCCAGCCAGGACAGCGATGAGGTGAAGCTGTACATTGACCAACAGCTACGGGCAGCCTTTGAAGGAGACAAACCCGTGGCCGTGATTCACCGCTTCGAGGAGCTGCCCCCAGGCTCCACCCTCATTTTCTATCGCTACTGTGATCACGAGAATGCGGCCTACAAGAAGACTTTTCTGATCTTCACagtgctgctggaggaggaaaatgagGATCTCACCAAGATCCGCTTGAGCAGTGTGGAGGAGATGGTGGACGACCACCTTCAGAAGAAGTTCATCTCTCATGGCCATCCTGTGGCTTTCGACAGGATGGACCTTGACAAGTACGGTGGACTGTGGAGCCGTATTTCTCACCTCATCCTGCCTGTTGCAGCagataaaaatatagaacatgGAAGGTGCCAGTGGACATAA
- the LOC137187887 gene encoding torsin-1A-interacting protein 2-like, which yields MDSKVSEKQDSRPLRRSTRQSLVKVLSVEPTPRGPLKRTKRRPSNQAAVNGSKNMESGSDDEESPSKKSRKETGRGGVGGSGDDDDGDEMDVQQSVDYLEKNDQLEMDVEQDSSHIFHRPTIYQGALGDVNLSPRVLLGERCLPSRAEKEDTDLKKTKRVEPSAKGPTTLSKSAAHVRSSENTHNEPILKITSMEYKKKMEAKTEPSDIPIFNHYITSIPASEKHCTTRQRMNNIPAPKKNAQHKKTEGRKKTAVIKESSRSFWGFMWYFCCLVLLVLFVCAGLHIMPKIITVLQRTGDDAGSPLRPVRLETFADRLSHLETQFLSQQPELWKRSRIHLEKHLKTAQPTEPVSLILTAGHKAEKTLHCLAQGLASAFSSALNASVLHIDGASKASQDSDEVKLYIDQQLQAAFEGDKPAAIIHRLEELPPGSTLIFYRYCDHENAAYKQVFLLFTVLLPEDEVRGDKSLKYVEEMVQDYVKDRLVGSSDQIAFNDMDIDKFGGLWSRISHLILPVVSEREIEQKGCS from the exons ATGGATTCCAAGGTGTCTGAAAAGCAGGACTCCCGCCCTTTGAGACGATCAACAAGACAGTCGCTAGTAAAAG TATTGAGTGTTGAACCGACGCCAAGAGGTCCTCTAAAGAGGACTAAAAGGAGGCCATCAAACCAAGCAGCTGTTAATGGTTCCAAAAATATGGAGAGTGGCTCAGACGATGAAG AGTCCCCCAGCAAGAAGAGCCGGAAGGAGactggaagaggaggagtgggcggcagtggtgatgatgatgatggtgatgagaTGGATGTCCAGCAATCAGTTGATTATCTGGAGAAAAATGACCAACTGGAAATGGATGTTGAACAGGACTCTTCTCACATCTTTCATCGACCAACAATATACCAAG GCGCCCTTGGAGATGTGAATTTATCCCCCCGTGTACTGCTCGGTGAGCGCTGCCTACCCAGTCGTGCTGAAAAAGAAGATACAGACTTGAAGAAAACCAAGAGAG tcgAACCGTCAGCAAAAGGGCCTACAACACTCTCCAAGTCTGCCGCACATGTTAGATCATCCGAGAACACGCATAATGAGCCGATCCTGAAGATCACCAGCATGGAGTACAAGAAGAAGATGGAAGCCAAAACTGAGCCCTCTg ATATACCCATATTTAACCACTACATCACAAGCATCCCAGCCTCGGAGAAACACTGCACAACGCGACAACGTATGAATAACATTCCAgcaccaaaaaaaaatgctcagcACAAAAAAACAG aagggagaaagaaaacTGCTGTTATCAAAGAAAGCTCTCGTTCCTTTTGGG GATTCATGTGGTATTTTTGCTGTTTGGTTCTCCTGGTGCTGTTCGTCTGTGCTGGCCTGCACATCATGCCCAAGATCATCACTGTGCTCCAAAGGACTGGAGATGATGCAGGGAGTCCATTGAGGCCTGTGAGGCTAGAAACATTTGCAGACCGGCTGTCTCATCTGGAGACTCAGTTCCTCAGTCAGCAGCCTGAGCTTTGGAAGAGGAGCAGGATCCACCTGGAGAAGCACCTCAAAACAGCCCAGCCCACAGAGCCAGTCAGTCTGATCCTGACTGCTGGTCACAAGGCTGAGAAGACACTGCACTGCCTGGCTCAGGGCCTGGCCTCCGCCTTCTCTTCTGCCCTCAACGCCTCCGTCCTCCACATTGATGGAGCCAGCAAAGCCAGCCAGGACAGCGATGAGGTGAAGCTGTACATCGACCAACAGCTACAGGCAGCCTTTGAAGGAGACAAACCCGCTGCCATTATTCATCGCCTGGAAGAGCTGCCACCAGGCTCCACCCTCATTTTTTACCGCTACTGTGACCATGAGAACGCCGCATACAAGCAGGTGTTCCTGTTGTTTACTGTGCTACTGCCTGAGGATGAGGTACGAGGTGATAAGAGTTTGAAATATGTAGAGGAGATGGTGCAAGACTATGTCAAAGATAGGCTGGTGGGCTCTAGCGACCAAATTGCCTTCAATGACATGGACATTGACAAGTTTGGTGGACTGTGGAGCCGCATCTCACATCTTATCTTGCCTGTGGTGTCTGAGAGGGAAATAGAGCAGAAAGGATGCTCATGA
- the xcr1a.1 gene encoding chemokine (C motif) receptor 1a, duplicate 1: MNESNFTYDYDYGDEVCEKGEVVRFGTITTPVFYFVVITLSLTGNILVLVILALYENLKSLTNIFILNLAVSDLVFTTGLPFWAIYDIWGWFFSEIICKIVTFVFFTGFYSSILFLTIMTVYRYVAVVHPLSGLRTQKLSTGIYLSFILWIISIGAAMPSLLYITLFSVPHKENHTMGCDYGSPLLKRISIFQQNGFFLLAFVVMAFCYIKILGRIARTRSHTKNRAVKLVFCIVAVFFLGWVPYNVVIFLRMLADHLVAPFDCEISIQLDYAFHVCRLIAFSHCCLNPVFYAFVGVKFRSHLKSMLHRMFSRQSPVDQQPVRTQALVSQGSMY, from the coding sequence ATGAATGAGTCTAACTTCACATATGACTATGACTATGGTGATGAAGTCTGTGAAAAAGGTGAAGTGGTCAGATTTGGAACAATTACCACCCCTGTTTTCTACTTTGTGGTGATCACACTAAGCCTCACTGGAAACATCCTCGTCCTTGTAATCCTGGCTTTGTACGAAAACCTCAAGTCTCTCACCAACATTTTCATCCTCAATCTTGCTGTCTCTGACCTCGTTTTCACCACCGGTCTCCCCTTCTGGGCCATTTACGACATCTGGGGTTGGTTTTTCTCAGAGATTATCTGCAAAATTGTGACTTTTGTCTTCTTCACCGGCTTCTACAGCAGCATTCTCTTCCTGACCATCATGACGGTCTACAGGTATGTGGCTGTGGTCCACCCTCTCTCTGGCCTAAGGACACAGAAACTCAGCACTGGGATTTATTTGTCATTCATCCTGTGGATAATCAGCATCGGAGCAGCCATGCCTTCCTTGCTCTACATCACCCTCTTCTCAGTCCCCCACAAGGAAAATCACACCATGGGCTGTGACTATGGCAGTCCCCTGCTCAAACGCATTAGCATCTTCCAACAAAACGGTTTCTTCTTACTTGCTTTTGTTGTGATGGCTTTCTGCTACATTAAAATATTGGGGAGAATCGCAAGAACAAGATCACACACAAAGAACAGAGCGGTCAAGTTAGTCTTCTGTATTGTGGCTGTGTTCTTCCTGGGCTGGGTGCCGTACAACGTAGTGATCTTTCTGAGGATGTTGGCCGACCATTTGGTTGCACCATTTGATTGTGAAATAAGTATCCAGCTCGACTATGCATTCCATGTGTGCCGGCTCATTGCTTTCTCCCACTGCTGCCTCAATCCTGTCTTTTATGCATTTGTTGGTGTGAAGTTTAGGAGTCATTTGAAGTCAATGCTGCACCGAATGTTCAGTCGTCAAAGTCCAGTTGATCAACAACCAGTTAGAACGCAAGCCCTCGTCTCACAAGGATCAATGTACTAG